GCGAAGGTCGTGGCGATCAGCGCATCGACGCAGTCGCCGCCCGCGGTCAGCACCTCCGCCCCAATCTCAGCCGCCCGGCGCGACTGCGCCGCGACGATGCCGCCCTTGGCGCGGCAGGCGGGTTTGCGGGGCTGCTGGGCATAGCTGAACAGGTGGGACATGGAGCCGATCTTGTTGCGTGGGATGGAATTTGCGCGGAAGCGGCGCAGGAGCGAACAATGGCACATCGCGGCCGACGATCCAGACCGAAGCGCAACATGGCAGCTGTGAAACAGGCGCGGGATGATGCTTCTTCCTTCTCCCCTTGTGGGAGAAGGTGGCGCGAAGCGCCGGATGAGGGGTCTTTCTCCCTGAATGTCAGCGTGAGAGATGCGCTCGTGGAGAGAGACCCCTCACCCGTCTCGCCGCTTCGCGGCGAGCCACCCTCTCCCACAAGGGGAGGGGGGACGGCGTCATCGTGCGCCTCTCACATCATCCCGCTTTCTTCTTCCTCCGCCTGCTCGATCAGCGCTTCGCTTACCACCACCTCGCGCCTTGGCACGACGAAGATCATCGTGGAGGCGCACAGCAGTGAGATGGCCAGGATCGCCGAGGTCAGCGGCAGTGTCGTGGTCGAATGTCCGCCGAGATAGGCGCCGAATTGCGACACCAGCGAGCCGATGCCCTGCTGCAGGAAGCCCATCGCGCCTGACGCGGTGCCGGCCGCCTCCGGGCGGACGCTGATCGCGCCGGCCGCCGAATTCGCCATCACGAAGGCATTGCCGATCATCACGACCATCTGCGTGCCGAACAGCCAGGCGGGAGCTTCGTTCCAACCCGCAAAACTCCAGGCCAGGTTCAGCAAGCTGCCGCTGAGTTGGAGCGCGAGCCCGAACCAGATCAGTTTCTCCAGCGAGTGCCGCGGCGAAAAGCGCACGCAGAGGAGATTGCCGACCAGATAGGCAAACGCCGTGGTCGCGAACCATGCGCCATATTCGGCGCTGCTGCGGCCCATCTGCGTCACCACGATATAGGGACCGCCGCCGGCGAAGGTGAAGATGATCTGCGAGGCCAGCACCTGGCACAGCACATAGCCGACGAAGGCGCGATTGCGGATGAGGCTGCCGACGTCGCCGCGAAAGCCGCTGCCGGCGGCGCGGGCGCGGTGCGTCTCGGGCAGCGCCAGCACGATGCCGACGGCGATCATGAGCGCGCCTGCCGTGATGGCGTAGAAGATCGCGCGCCAGCCGAACGCGGTCTCGATCAGGCCGCCGGTCAGGGGCGACAGCATTTGCGCGATCATCATGACGGCGATGACGAGGCTGATCATCGCGCCGACGCGCTCACGCTCGTAGAGATCGCGGATGATGGCGCGGCTCACCACCATGCCGGTGGCGCCGCCCAGCGCCTGGAAGAAGCGTGCGGCGATCAGTTGCGGCAGGTTATCCGCGAAGATGCAGGCGATGCTCGCCGCGACCATCAGCGCGAGCCCTGCGAGCAGCACCGGTCGCCGGCCGAACCGGTCCGACAGCGGTCCCATGATGATCTGCGAGCAGGCGATGCCGACCATGTAGAGCGACACCGTCATCTGCGCGACGGAGATGTCGCGACCGAACGTCGTCGCCAGGACGGGGAGCGCCGGAACCAGCATGTAGAGCGAGATCGGCGCGACGCCGGTCATGGCGACGAGCAACATCAGCATCACGCGCGAGGTCGCGAGATTCTGTTGCGCCGACAGCGTCGGTTTGCCCATCATGCCATGCATGAATCGACACTAGCCGCATCGCGAACGCCACGAATACGGATGTTTCGGCATGCGGCTATGCGCGAGGTTGCCACCGCAAATTTACTGTAACGACACGGCGCGGCCGCCACAAAGCAGGTGTCATCGCCCGGCTCGACCGGGCGATCCAGTACGCCGCGGCTTCTCCGCATTGCGACTGCTGTCTCTGGAATACTGGATTCCCCGCCTTCGCGGGGAATGACAGCGGAGGGTGGGGCGAGAGCGTTGCGCGAAATGCGACGGAGCTATGCGCTATTTCAGCTCCGCCGTCGCCTCATCGAGCCACGCCTTGGTCGCGTCATCGATCGCCGGGCACACCTCGGCCCTGACGCGCGCGTGGTAGGCGTTCAGCCAGTCGAGCTCATCCCTGCTGAGCATCGCCACCTCGATCAGCCGGCGGTCGATCGGCGCGAGCGTCAGCGTCTCGAACGCGTTCATCGGCTTCTCGGCGCCGGCGATATCGCTGGCAACCACCAGCTCGAGGTTCTCGATCCGGATGCCGAAACCGTCGGTCTTGTAGTAGCCGGGCTCGTTGGAAAGGATCATGCCGCGCTTCAGCGGCGTGGTGCCGAGCTTGGAAATGCGCGCCGGCCCTTCATGCACGGAGAGATAGCTGCCGACGCCGTGACCGGTGCCGTGCTCGAAATCGACACCGGCGGCCCAGAGATATTGCCGCGCCAGCGTGTCGAGCTGCGCGCCGGTGGTCCCGTCAGGGAATACGGCCCGCGCAATCGCAATGTGCCCGCGCAGTACGCGGGTGAAGCGGTCGCGCATCTCCGCGGTGGGCTCGCCGACGGTCATGGTGCGCGTGACGTCGGTGGTGCCGTCCTCATACTGCGCGCCGGAATCGATCAGCAGCAGATCGCCGCGCGCGATCCGGCGGTTGCTCTTGCGGGTGACACGGTAATGCACGATGGCGCCGTTCGGGCCCGTTCCGGAAATGGTCGGGAACGACACATCCTTCAGCGCGCCGGTGTCGCGCCGGAAGGTTTCCAGCGCTTCCACCGCGTCGATCTCGGTCAGCTTGCCCGAGGGCGCCTCGCGATCGATGAAGGCGAGGAAGCGCGCCAGCGCGACCGCGTCGCGGCGGTGCGCGGTCTTCGTCCCGGCGATCTCGGTGCCGTTCTTCACCGCCTTCAGCAGCGTCACCGGATCGGCGCCGCGCAGCGGCTTGCCGCCGCTGCTCGTGATCAGCCGGCTGAGCGCGTCGGCTGCGGTCGCATTGTCCAGCGCAATCGCGGCGCCGCTCTTGGCCAGCGCCATCAGCGTCGGCGTCAGCGCATCCGGCTCGCGCACGTCGGCGGACTGTTCGAGATGGTCGCGCGTCAGGTTGGAGAGTTTTCGGTGGTCGATGAACACGGTCGGCCGGCCGTCCTTTGGCACCAAGGCGTAGGACAGCGGCAAGGGCGTATGCGCAACGTCGCCGCCGCGGATGTTGAAGCTCCAGGCCACCGCATGGCTGTCGGACAGCACCAGCGCATCGGCGCCGAGCTTGCCGATCTCGCTACGGATATGCGCGAGCTTCTCCGCCACCGCGATCCCCGCATATTGCGTGGCGTGAATCACGACCGGCGCGATTGGCGCGGGTGGCCGGTCTTGCCAGACGGCGTCGACCGGGTTCGAGTCGACTGCCACCAATTCGGCACCGGCCTTGGCACAGGCCGCGGACAGGCGCTCGGCTGCCGCAAAAGTGTGCAGCCACGGGTCAAATCCTAGGCGATCGCCCGCCTTGAGATGCGCGGAGAGCCAGCTTTCCGGCGGCGGTTCGATCAGCGACTCGACGGCCCAGGCCTTTGCGTCGACCTGCTTGGCCGCTTGCAGCGTATAGCGGCCGTCGACGAACACCGCCGCCTCCTGCAGCAACACGACCGCCAGTCCCGCCGAACCGGTGAAGCCGGTGAGCCAGGCCAGCCGCTCCTCTGACGGTGCCACATATTCATTCTGCTGCTGGTCGGCGCGCGGAATGACGAAGCCCGTGAGCTTGCGACGGGCGAGTTCTTCGCGAAGTGCCGCAAGCCGCGCGCTCAATGCGACGCCGGCTTCAGGCTCCTCGAATGTCTGGAAGTGAGCTTCGAACATGCTGGGACTATCTTAGGGTGATGGGGATTGCTCCGCAATGTGGACGCAATCGTTAGGCATTGGCATAGCCTGTGCTTGCGAAGTTCCATTCGCGTCGAGTGGAGTAAAGGATGCGGCTTCCGCGCTTCGTCCGGATGACAGGGCAAAAAGAGCAAGTGGTTCATCTCAACGGCGAGGGGACACACGATGCCTGCGTTCACGTTTGAAAAGATCTCGCCTCCGGTCCGCCGCGGACCGTCCTCCCCCGAGCCAGAGAAGCCGCGCGGCGTCCTCTACCAGATGATCGACCGCTTCGCCGAGCGCCGCGCCAGGCGGATCTTGCGCGAGAAGCGCGTTCCGATCAGCCGCGACGACAAACAGGCGGAATAGCGCGGCGTTGATGAGTCTGTAGGGTGGGCAAAGCGACTTGTCCGCCGTAGCTCGAAGAGCGAAGGCGGAAGCGTGCCCACCACTTCTATCGCCAGGTGTGGATCGATGGTGGGCCCGGCGCGCGAAGAGCGCGCCTTTGCCCACCCTACAGCACCTCAACCCATCTTCCGCAGCAACAGGCTGCTCCAGCCCTCGATCCGCAAGTGCCGTACGGGCACGAGGCCGCGCGCGCGGTAGGCCGCAATCACGGCGGACGCCTGGGGCGTCAGGAGGCCCGATAGGATAACGTGCGCCCTCGGGGCAAGGTGTCGCGTCATGGGGCCCGCCAATTGCCGCAGAGGATTGGCGAGGATGTTGGCCAGCACCAGGTCGAACGGGGCCCACTTGGCAAAATCGGGCGCGGCAAAGCCGGTGGCGCGGATCGCATGCACGTGGTGACCGGCCTCGTTCAGCACTGCGTTCTCGCGGGCCACGCGCACCGAGGGCGGGTCGATGTCGCTCGCCAGCACTGCGCGATGCAGCGCCTTGGCCGCCGCGATTGCCAGCACGCCGGTCCCGGTGCCGAGGTCGAGGACGCGCTTGGGCCGGGAACGTTTCAAGACATGGTCAAGCAGAAGTAAACAGCCACGCGTCGTGCCGTGATGGCCGGTGCCGAAAGCCAGCGCCGCCTCGATCTCGATGGCCAGCTTGTTCGGCGGCACGCGGTCGCGGTCGTGGCTGCCGTGGACGATGAAGCGTCCGGCTGGAACGGGCACGAGGTCTTCGAGGCTCGCCTTGACCCAATCCTTGGCCTCGATGCTGTCGAACACCAGTGTGTCCGCGATCTGGCTACCTGCCGTTTCAGCGATGATTCCACTCAGGAAATCCTGATCCGGCGCAACCGCAAAGTGCAGCGTGACGTCCCAGCGCCCGTCGGGTTGCTCGAATGCGGCGACCGCCGCGTCGCCATCGAAAAAGATCTCGGTCAGGACGTCGACAACGCGCTTGGCGGCGGCCTCGTCGCCGATCGCAAAGCTCGCGCGGTGGGTGGGGGAGGGGGGCATATTATTCAGCTATACTCGCTCAGTTCGGTCCAATTTAATGAGTTATCGCCTCGCATCATTCTTAAAACTTGTGATTCCCGTGTTTATTCAACTTTAGGTTCCGCTCCGTAGATTTCCGGATGTTGGGTGCAGCCAACGCAACTGGAAATTGGAGGCAAAATCTTGAAGCGCATGGTTCAAAAGTTCTGGTCCGATGAATCCGGTGCCACCGCGATCGAATACGGTTTGATCGCAGCCGGCATCGCCCTGGCGATCATTACCGTGGTCAACAGCCTGGGCACCAGCCTGAATGACAAGTTCGGTTCAGTTAGCAGCTCCTTGAAGTAATTTCCGCCTCCCTTTTCTGCGCGGGGGCTATTTCATTGAAGACAACGATCAACGCCCGCGGGGGGAAAGCCCCTTGCGGGCGAAGTCGTTTTTGGCGGCGGCAGTGTCTTAGACACTGCCGGCGGCCCACAGGATTCCCCCGTCCTACGCCTGGGTTTATCCACTGGCTGGTCCACAGCGATATCCCGAATTTGTCCCCAGGGTATCCCCGGTCTGGTCCCCAGGTTTCCCCGCGATCCTCGCGCGACCTCTCCCCAAGTGCCGGATACGCCTGGGCACAGGCTATCCACACGTCTATCCACGGCCTGCGAACAGGGAGCGGTGATCCCTCAGGATCGCGCGCGCCGCATTGTGGCCGGGGGCGCCGGTGACGCCGCCGCCGGGATGGGCGCCTGAGCCGCAGTGATAAAGGCCCTTCAGCGGCCCGCGATAGTCGGCATGTCCCAGCATCGGGCGGGCCGAGAACAGCTGGTTCAGCGTCAGTGCGCCATGGAAGATGTCGCCGCCGAGCAGGCCGAATTGCCGTTCGAGATCGAGCGGGGAGAGGATCTGGCGGCCGAGCACGCTCGCGGCAAAGCCCGGCGCGTATTTGTCCACCGTCGCGATCATGAGGTCGGCGACCTCCTCGCGATGGTCGTCCCACGACTTGCCCTCAGGCAACTCCGGCGCGACGTGCTGGCAGAACAGGCTGGCGACGTGTTTTCCTTCGGGCGCGAGCGAGTCGTCGAGCGTCGAGGGGATCAGCATCTCCACGATGGGCGAGCTGCTCCAGCCCTGCGCGCGCGCATCCAGATAGGCGCGATCCATATAGCCAAGGCTCGGCGCGATGATGATGCCGGAGGTCAGATGATCGCCTTCCCCGGGGAGTGCCGTGAAGGACGGCAGGCGATCCAGCGCGACGTTCATGCGGAAGGTGCCCGAGCCGTTCTTCCAGTGCCGGATGCGGGCGAGGAAGTCGGCAGGGATGGCGTCCGCCGCGACGAGGCGCGTGTAGAGCAGCTTTGGATTGACGTTCGACGCGACGTATTTCGCGCGGATGCTCTCGCCGCTTTCGAGCACGACGCCGACAGCGCGATCACGCTCGACGATCACCTCGCGCACGCCGGCATCCGTTTGAATCGCAACGCCCTGGTCGCGCGCGGCGCGCGCCATCGCCTGCGTGATCGCGCCCATGCCGCCGATGGCGTGGCCCCAGACGCCCTTCTTTCCGTTCACCTCGCCGAAGGCGTGGTGCAGCATCACGTAGGCCGAGCCGGCCGCATAGGGGCTTGCGTAGTTGCCGACGATGGCATCGAAGC
This region of Bradyrhizobium sp. CCGUVB1N3 genomic DNA includes:
- a CDS encoding multidrug effflux MFS transporter, producing MHGMMGKPTLSAQQNLATSRVMLMLLVAMTGVAPISLYMLVPALPVLATTFGRDISVAQMTVSLYMVGIACSQIIMGPLSDRFGRRPVLLAGLALMVAASIACIFADNLPQLIAARFFQALGGATGMVVSRAIIRDLYERERVGAMISLVIAVMMIAQMLSPLTGGLIETAFGWRAIFYAITAGALMIAVGIVLALPETHRARAAGSGFRGDVGSLIRNRAFVGYVLCQVLASQIIFTFAGGGPYIVVTQMGRSSAEYGAWFATTAFAYLVGNLLCVRFSPRHSLEKLIWFGLALQLSGSLLNLAWSFAGWNEAPAWLFGTQMVVMIGNAFVMANSAAGAISVRPEAAGTASGAMGFLQQGIGSLVSQFGAYLGGHSTTTLPLTSAILAISLLCASTMIFVVPRREVVVSEALIEQAEEEESGMM
- a CDS encoding 50S ribosomal protein L11 methyltransferase, encoding MPPSPTHRASFAIGDEAAAKRVVDVLTEIFFDGDAAVAAFEQPDGRWDVTLHFAVAPDQDFLSGIIAETAGSQIADTLVFDSIEAKDWVKASLEDLVPVPAGRFIVHGSHDRDRVPPNKLAIEIEAALAFGTGHHGTTRGCLLLLDHVLKRSRPKRVLDLGTGTGVLAIAAAKALHRAVLASDIDPPSVRVARENAVLNEAGHHVHAIRATGFAAPDFAKWAPFDLVLANILANPLRQLAGPMTRHLAPRAHVILSGLLTPQASAVIAAYRARGLVPVRHLRIEGWSSLLLRKMG
- a CDS encoding NAD(P)/FAD-dependent oxidoreductase is translated as MTETDVVIIGAGHNGLTCAAYLAMAGLRVTVVERRKVVGGAAVTEEFHPGFRNSVAAYTVSLLNPQVISDLKLAEQGLRIVERRVQNFLPAPDGSYLLTGEGRTKEHVARLSAHDAEALDGFSRELEAIADVLRQFVLRAPPNLLDGFGPGAMRETINALQSANILRRLSLEQSRSLLDLFTRSAGEMLDERFEHDLVKALFGFDAIVGNYASPYAAGSAYVMLHHAFGEVNGKKGVWGHAIGGMGAITQAMARAARDQGVAIQTDAGVREVIVERDRAVGVVLESGESIRAKYVASNVNPKLLYTRLVAADAIPADFLARIRHWKNGSGTFRMNVALDRLPSFTALPGEGDHLTSGIIIAPSLGYMDRAYLDARAQGWSSSPIVEMLIPSTLDDSLAPEGKHVASLFCQHVAPELPEGKSWDDHREEVADLMIATVDKYAPGFAASVLGRQILSPLDLERQFGLLGGDIFHGALTLNQLFSARPMLGHADYRGPLKGLYHCGSGAHPGGGVTGAPGHNAARAILRDHRSLFAGRG
- a CDS encoding Flp family type IVb pilin, which gives rise to MVQKFWSDESGATAIEYGLIAAGIALAIITVVNSLGTSLNDKFGSVSSSLK
- a CDS encoding aminopeptidase P family protein, which produces MFEAHFQTFEEPEAGVALSARLAALREELARRKLTGFVIPRADQQQNEYVAPSEERLAWLTGFTGSAGLAVVLLQEAAVFVDGRYTLQAAKQVDAKAWAVESLIEPPPESWLSAHLKAGDRLGFDPWLHTFAAAERLSAACAKAGAELVAVDSNPVDAVWQDRPPAPIAPVVIHATQYAGIAVAEKLAHIRSEIGKLGADALVLSDSHAVAWSFNIRGGDVAHTPLPLSYALVPKDGRPTVFIDHRKLSNLTRDHLEQSADVREPDALTPTLMALAKSGAAIALDNATAADALSRLITSSGGKPLRGADPVTLLKAVKNGTEIAGTKTAHRRDAVALARFLAFIDREAPSGKLTEIDAVEALETFRRDTGALKDVSFPTISGTGPNGAIVHYRVTRKSNRRIARGDLLLIDSGAQYEDGTTDVTRTMTVGEPTAEMRDRFTRVLRGHIAIARAVFPDGTTGAQLDTLARQYLWAAGVDFEHGTGHGVGSYLSVHEGPARISKLGTTPLKRGMILSNEPGYYKTDGFGIRIENLELVVASDIAGAEKPMNAFETLTLAPIDRRLIEVAMLSRDELDWLNAYHARVRAEVCPAIDDATKAWLDEATAELK